The Salvelinus fontinalis isolate EN_2023a chromosome 32, ASM2944872v1, whole genome shotgun sequence nucleotide sequence cttcatgaggtagtcacttggaatgcatttcaattaacaggtgggccatgttaaaagttaatttgtggaatttattttctacTTAATACGcattaagccaatcagttgtgttgtgacaagctaGGAtgggtatatagaagatagccctatttggtaaaagaccgagtccatattatgacaagaatagctcaaataagcaaagagaaatggcagtccatcaatactttaagacatgaaggtcagtcaatctggaacgtttcaagtgcagtctcaaaaaccatcaagcactatgatgaaactggctctcatgaggaccgccataggaaaggaagacccagagttacctctgctgcagtaggtgaacggatgatctctgcatgtgtggttcccaccgtgaagcatggaggaggaggtgtaatggtgttggaatgctttgctggtgacactgtcggtaatttatttacaattcaaggtacacttaaccagcatgactaccacaacattctgcagagATATGCCATTCCAtcaggtttgcgcttagtgggactatcatttgtttttcaataggacaatggcccaacacacctccaggctgtgtaaaggctatttgaccaagaaggagagtgatgggggtgctgcataagatgacctggcctccacaatcacctgacctcaacccaattgagatggtttgggatgagttggaccgcagagtgaaggaaaagcaaccaacaagtgctcagtatatgtgggaactccttcaagactgttggaaaaacattacaagtgaatctggttgagagaatgccaagagtgtgcaaagctgtcatcaatgcaaagggtggctactttgaagaatctcaaatatattttgatatgtttaacacttttttggttactacatgattccatatgttttatttcatggtgttgatgtattcactattattctacaatgtagaaaatagtacaaataaagaaatacccttgaatgagtaggtgtgtccaaactttcgactggtactgtatatataatgtatatgaCTCcacttatccaaagtgacttatagTACAGCATGTGCATATATTTGTAGTATgtgtactaactgaaccacacaggaccacacagggtaaaactgatcctagacctgtgttTATAATAAGCCACATATCCCTATCCTAACCCCGTCTTTGTCGTTCTACAggtgtctgagagagagacatttaCCGGTAGTCAGTCTGTGGACAGCCCAGGGACTGACCTATTGGTGAGCAGCTCACACAACGGCCCACTAACCAGTggtacaggtaacacacacacgacGACCACTTCTGCACGTGTTGTTTATTGTTTGTTGCCATTTCATTCATGACTTTATAAAAGAGTGTAATATTCATTAGGCATACAGAACATCTACATTTAGGCTATTCTTGACTTTACTTACTTGGTTATTCATTTTGATTTCCACACCTGTGGCAGTCTAATCCATGAGGCATGTTCCACTAACAGTCTGGTAACAGGTATGTGTTGTAGCCAGTTCCTCTTGTTGGTTGTCATGCCAAATGTTAGGCCCGCTGGCATGACAACCAATGTTAAAGGAGTTAACCAAGGTACAAATAAGATCTATGAACGAACAGGCCGACTAGTCCAGTTTGTCCACTGCAGCTTTCAAAGATGCAATGTTGTTGTTTAAGATTGAGGCTCCCCatactcaaactctctctctctgttaaccCAGCataaccacccacacacaccatctcttTTCCCTTTGTCGTGTCCAATTAAATTAAATCCAACCCAACTCAACaaaattcaattcaattaaaatGAACTCAACTCAAATGTATTGATCCATCGTCCCCCAGTGTTGACAGACACCCAGGACAGCAGTCCCCAGCCCTCTGAGGAGATGCTGTCCAGTCAGTCAGAGCTGCGGAGTTCCAAGTGTCCCCAGGACCGCGAGCTGCCCAGCATCCCACCCAACAGCGCCCTGAACGGGATGGGATCTTCCAGCggaccccttctccctccctctggagACGGCACCTACGAGGTATTAGggattgttgttgttgatgttattATGGATTTATTTTACTTGTGTTTGTATGGTTGTACTGTATGGACCCAGGAAGACTAGTCCTCATAAGACAGCTGTCTTAATCAACTCAACTAGGtggtgaaggagagaggtggcGACTTGACGGCGTCCCGGGACGTAAGCGTTGAGGACTCCCTGTACGAGACAGTCAAAGAGTTGAAGGACCATCCAGGAAGCATGGCTGCAGGTCTACCCAACGGACACGGTACTACGTCCCCCCTCAGCCCTGATGACAATGAAATTTCCCACAACCACCTCCCACCTCCCaacaaccctccagccctccacaacGGCCAACTCAGCCCCGGCACCCCAGAGCGGGGGCCCCTTTGCGCGGGAGTGGAGTATGCCTCAGTGAATCTGAACAAGAAGAGCCGTTACAGTGCAGAGCTGGAGACCAGGCGCTCAGCCACCATCGCTGCTGCTGTGAACCCCACAGAGGAGCCCGAGGAGGAGGACAGACCCCCGCCTGTACCTGACAAGATGCTGGATGAGAACGACAACCAGCCTACCATGATGGACGCAGGAGCGGTGGTGGTACTGGGGGCCGCGCTACAAAACGGACAGGTGAGGATCGTGTTTATctattgtcgtgtctttggcatcattaaaactgAATACTTTTTTATCAAATAACTCTCTGTAATTAGTATTACACGATTAATtactgattaatcatgtaactgtaattaactaggaagtcggggcaccaaggaaaatactCAGATTACATAGTTATAATATTtgtttaatatctgatcaattagtcttcgaattaatgaattattatttacctcacgtcagtctcattccaaacgtcgtaaattgttggttatctgcacgaacccagtcttcactatgagtcatccatacatcaattgtcttcaaatatttatttactaactaagtactcacagaaatgcataacaaacagtagatatggttacaaggaaatgatagcggatgtgccctagtgggctaaacaggtatggcggcttgttagacagagtGATAATCATAACAATAGAAATGCTAATCCTTttcacatgaacgctcactcattcgggaacagctgcaatatatatatatatttacgctcagtgtgtcgtcgggatcGCTGTTGAGAAGTtcgtttctgttggagagtctgtctgagccctctctctctctctctctctctctctgtcgtggttagaatggatagttcagagtgacattaattcatgtcgttatagaatagatgttttggctgttgtcggtcttcgcgttcaatgataccgaattgctagctgcagactagtaattaatatcaaagacttgttcttattctgtcggtatcgataggctaagagtttaaccacgtggtatggttaaaagattcagccatctactcaaaccttagcttaTACTCAGGTTTATGGTctcctctcaaaccttggccctctcgttatcgaggtaagctggtctggtgatagaaaacccgggttggggttttattcggaagagcagaaaaGGGCCTGTCCCAGGACGCAAGACCATAACTGTGCTCGTGGGCGGTtctctgatttagttaaactccaaagggaattggagtttccttcattaaacagtccaaaatcacattacacaatttcacaaacagtatcatcctcattcatcttatacaacaattagatgtaagcctcatatctgaggctattgtaTAAACAATAGCGGCCACATTACCAGTTAccagttatggtaatgtggccgtattgtctctcatgagtttcacaaaattgtaccaaacggaccagttcgtagctggattcttcaccgatcttttatacgtTCTCCAGAACATAAATACTGTTCGGACCTCCAGTTCtttgaggtggaagaaattcctttgttctctctatgaaaactctctctctctctatactgtggccatgaggagataatctcctccaggaatttacgacctgaggttgcagcagcctgagtgtaggagacagagagagggggatggtgctcgctgtacccaaagagggaaACGTCATGACACTATGTTTGTGAGGGTGAAATACAGTACTTATACAGTAGAAAGACAGCTCAACTGATTCCCGACTAGATGTATTGATTTAGCTGTGAGCCACAAGTTAGAGTAGAAAGCAGAACAATGGAAAGagcgtctctccgtctctccgtctctccgtctctctgtctctatgtctctccgtctctctgtgtcTGATCGGCATtatgaggtagagagaaagagcagggagagagagagaaagagcaaagagaggaagagagagagcgaaagaagagatggagatggagagagagtgaacagTGCCATAAAAATGAAGCGGAGGAGAAGAGGTTGAAGAGTTGTAGTACTGGAGTCCGGTCTCAAGACCTCATATTGAGAGCACATATTGAGAGCACATATTGAGAGCACATATTGAGACCACATAGTGAGACCACATAGTGAGACCACATATTGAGACCTCATATTGAGACCACATATTGAGACTACATATTGAGACTACATATTGAGACCACATATTGAGAACACATATTGAGACCACATATTGAGACTACATATTGAGACCACATATTGAGACCACATATTGAGACCCCATATTGAGACCACATATTGAGAACTCATATTGAGACCCCATATTGAGACCACATATTGAAAACTCATATTGAAAGCACATATTGAGAGCACATATTGAGACCACATATTGAGACTACATATTGAGACCTCATATTGAGACCACATATTGAGACCCCATATTGAGACCACAGATTGAGACCACATATTGAGACCACATATTGAGACCTCATATTGAGACCACATATTGAGACTACATATTGAGACTACATATTGAGACTACATATTGAGACCACATATTGAGAACACATATTGAGACCACATATTGAGACTACATATTGAGACCACATATTGAGACCACATATTGAGACCCCATATTGAGACCACATATTGAGAACTCATATTGAGACCCCATATTGAGACCACATATTGAAAACTCATATTGAAAGCACATATTGAGAGCACATATTGAGACCACATATTGAGACTACATATTGAGACCTCATTTGGAGACCACATATTGAGACCCCATATTGAGACCACAGATTGAGACCACATATTGGGACCACATATTGAGACCCCATATTGAGACCACAGATTGAGACCACATATTGGGACCTCATATTGAGACCCCATATTGAGAGCACATATTGAGACCTCATATTTGAGACCACATATTGAGACCACATATTGGGAGCACATATTGGGACCTCATATTTGAGACCACATATTGAGACCCCATATTGAGACGCCATATTGAGACCACAGATTGAGAGCACATATTGAGACCCCATATTGAGTGTCTTGGTCTTGTCTTTTAGCAGGGGAGACTGGGGGAAGGGTTTGTGAGTCGCACGCTGTCTAAGGGGAGACGGGGAAATTGTAACATGTGTAGTATTTTTATCCATTATTTAGTGGTCATTAATAGACTGGCTCTCTATTTGCCTTCAACATGTATTTTTCTCACCATTCTGAATGGTTAAAAAATCCATATGTTGTTCTGAAATATTAAAGACATGCTTCAGTACTTTGGCTACTAGTACGTATCTTTTAAACCTCCTGTTTTGGTTTGTGTCAAGGTGTAGTTcttacatgcataatctatgagaagaattactgttttacctcaaaTAGCtacgaaatccctagtttgaaagcgactGTTTTCTGTAAACTGTGCAGTGCCATTtcccctacatttacccccacGGAGTACCAGAGAATATCTTTAACACAGAAACACTGTACATGTTGAGCTCTTATTATGGTGCGATCTGACAAAAT carries:
- the LOC129830789 gene encoding phosphoprotein associated with glycosphingolipid-enriched microdomains 1-like; amino-acid sequence: MAPVLSALWKLGVLGSGDAMATSLGNEQLVLVGTLMTISVFLLLSLLLLLCAGCQGPKTSNGRPVAHESLMNGVSERETFTGSQSVDSPGTDLLVSSSHNGPLTSGTVLTDTQDSSPQPSEEMLSSQSELRSSKCPQDRELPSIPPNSALNGMGSSSGPLLPPSGDGTYEVVKERGGDLTASRDVSVEDSLYETVKELKDHPGSMAAGLPNGHGTTSPLSPDDNEISHNHLPPPNNPPALHNGQLSPGTPERGPLCAGVEYASVNLNKKSRYSAELETRRSATIAAAVNPTEEPEEEDRPPPVPDKMLDENDNQPTMMDAGAVVVLGAALQNGQLDFPLSTSPWRDNPVVSESELSDMYSMVGKPGLDVEEKESDYSSIADIKGLVSEYSSSDLYATVSDIYPQPREGESDPQGPPTESTEPGYEIIHIPKTDSGEDLGLGNQVQEPDYESVGELALGLNRESSRL